In Lycium ferocissimum isolate CSIRO_LF1 chromosome 7, AGI_CSIRO_Lferr_CH_V1, whole genome shotgun sequence, the sequence ATACTCCCAAAAAAGGTACTAAAAGCAGTTGAAACAATTTGTAGAACCTTCTTGTGGACAGGGGACACAACAGCATCTAGGAAAGCATTGATAGCTTGGGAACAATTATGTCTGCCCAAAGCTGCTGGTGGACTGAACGTGCTGCATGCTCAAACATGGAACAAAGCTGCCATATGTAAATTACTTTGGAACCTATGTAAGAAGGCAAACAAGCTATGGGTCAGATGGGTACATGAATATTACCTCAAGCAACAGAGTGTATGGAGTATCTTTCCCAAACAAGCCTCGTGGATGCTGAAAAAGATATTTAAAGCAGTGGACATCTTGGAAGAAGCAGGTATTGACGAACAACAACTCAACAGCATCACCACCTTCTCAATTAAACAAGTATACCAGAAGCTCCGGGGAAACCATCTAAAGGTGACTTCGAGGAGATTGGTGTGTAATAACCAAGGTGCTCCTAAGTGGATTTTTATACTATATCTGGCACTTAACAAGAGACTTTACACCAGAGACCGACTGACGCAATGGGGGATAACTGAACAACTGGTTTGCCCCCTATGTGGAACTGAAAATGAGACAGTGGAGCACTTATTCTTCAAATGCAGCTACTCAGCAAGGGTCTGGGAGAAAATAGTAGAGTGGCAAGGATACAATAGATATGCAATGGAGTGGACTGATGAAGTAAGGTGGATGACTACACACGTAAATGGTAAAGCAGCAAAATCTCAAATCTTTAGACTCATAACTGCAGGTTGTATTTATTTCCTATGGCAAGAAAGGAACAACCGAGTTTTTCAAAGCAAACAGAGGGAACCTGGTGCACTCATCAGGATAATTGCTCAAGAGATAATGGTGAGAGGAAATATGCAACCAAAATTGGCAAGCCAACTAGCCCGAATGGATTACTATCCTTCTTAGTTTATTTGTTGTGTGATTTAGCTTGTTATTCCAATGAAACAGGACCATGGGACCTTGTCCATGCACCTGTTTTCTAAGCTCTGTAATAAAAtctttatttaccaaaaaaaaaaaattagtctaTACGTATACAAACAACCAGTTAAAGCAAAGCAAAGCAAATAAACACATGTTCAGACATATAGAGACTTAAAACTAGAACAAAAGGGCAGGCCCAAACAAGGAAAAAACAGTATTAAAGACAAGCCCAAATAAACAAAATGAACATTAACTCAAACATAAGCGTAACACAGCAAACTTTCAGGCTAAAAAGCCCAATCCTAACAAGTGTAATTTCTGTTCTAAGATCCTTAGTGAGATATACCTGATATACAAGTCTATATATACCAAAGAATATAAAGGTTGTATATATcctatatatctatgtatgcaCTCCATTCACAGCAATAGAACAATACTAAAATTTAACCCCTAAACTCAGAGGATAGGGGGCTACATGTTATGGTAGGAAACACACATAAACTAGAGTCTGTTCAAAACCTATTAATTCATATTATGCACTCATTTGTATTTTTTAGGGCAACACATAGCATCAAAAGGACAGAGAGGTAGACATGCAgttgtcataccctattttaacctaagtcaaaatagtttataacatcccggtaattccggggttaattaaagttaaggagtcgccacctaattatttacggtgaattagggcacctaaaatTTATTAAAGTCATTTATTTAAAGTTAACTCTGTTTTAaaatctacgaaaccaaaagatctaggtaagggttcaactaacctagagggaaggtattaggcatcctctaagatccattaacaatggttaaccgaccggacttaaatttaattaggctaagtgttaATGTAATATTCTAAATGTTTAGGGAAATAATTGTTAAATATTGCTAAAATTCTTAAGGGAAAACGTAATAATGTTGTTAAGCTAAGATTTGtaaaaagtaataatttgtataaaagAGTTAGTTATAGATAAACTGAAGAAAACCCAAAATGGTgcaatattttataaatatttgaaaaaaataaattacgcggattaacaaattaaaacagGGGTTTGTAAAGTTAATTTGGATAAATATCTAAAGGTTTTATAGAAAGAATATTAGGTCGATATAAACTGTACAAAAGTTGTTTTAACGAATACATATTTCAAATGTTGGAAAGGAGTTAAAATGAAACTGTTGTCCATGGAAAGTAGTTCGTTTTCCTTATTTCTCAAAATAGATTAGCTTAATGTAAGAATTTATGACGTTTTCCAATTTCTAAAATAGTAAAAGTGAATCTTAATTCTTTAACTCAAAATGTGTAATCGTGCTGTTCTGGAAATTAATCACTCTAATACAGAATATTTTagatattataaataatttatcataaAAAGGGATGAAACCTATAGAAATAATTGTTAGTTTTTCTTCTAGAATTAACTCTCATCATACTAAACTAACCCGCTAATTCCACTAAGGTTCATTCTAGCTAAGACAAACAAAACAGCTAAAGTGTTAGTCATGTAATTGCaaattaaatacataaataaaaatgaaatagaagaataaaacaaaaagtgatttaaatgggctcagcccattttaggACCGCTACTGTTCATCTttgttgggcttcggcccagtGAAGTTTAATAGATGCTGCGGACTGTCgttgttgggctttggcccaataAAGCTAATTGTTGTGTATTGCCGCGGACGGGCTGATGGGAATGGCGCGAGAGAGATTTCGTTGGGCttctagcccaacaccgaatgcggaggAAAACGAATCCCTTGGACTCGTATGCAATGATCAtgcacaaacaaaagaaaaggattaataTACACCCAACGAACAAGGTAAAGCATGTAAAACATGAACTTAAAATGGATCGTTGATTCGTATATAAAacgtatatttgtgtatatttcGTATATATTCGGACTCGCCATCGTATACTTGTAACACAGTAAACAAGGCAACACTCCAACATAGACAAATTTTTAATAAAGTTGTAATATTGTACTCGTATATGTTTCCATTGAGTATTTCTTAGTCTCGTTTTAAATGATACTTCATCTGGAAAGGATGGCAAGTTCAGATAGCAAGGGGTAATCTGCCATTATCAATACAAAGAATGACacgaaaataatttcaaataatcAACACATAACCGAGATTTTAAGAACACTATATAACTCCATAACACGTATTACACAAGTCAATATCAGATGACGATCAGATTGAGAAAAGCCTCGCATTAATCAAGCATGGAAACTAACGAAGACTAAAACACAAAACTACAGCCATAAAGTTTATGCCAAAATAAATAACTCATCTCATTAACCACTTCAAGCAAAAAAAGAGTTGACACCCATTCGTTCAAAATCTTAGTCATTGCAAGAAAACAGAACAGGTAACAAACAGACATAGGCAGTCATATATCTCAGGTCTCAATCGGTACAAACAGTCTCAATGTATCGAAATAGCtgccagttttttttttttttatagcctATGATAATACTTAGATCGATACTTCAGTTTAATCACTTGCAGAAGCAAAATAAAAGGAACACGAAACATTTCGTATCATGAATATGGTGACAACAGTCACCTGCTTCCTGCGCATGAACCAAATCAGGACAGTTTTTACAAACATGGTCCTTTCAAGTAAGCACAGACATATCAAACTTTACTAGCACTATTGTCCATTATTAATCCTGCCAACTGCACATTTAACTAagtcatttcattcatattcttaGATGGTTGAACAGAGAGAGAGCAACTTTGAAAGGAATCTCATTCAACAAACTCATGTTTAATGTACACACTGTCCAGAACTATCAGAGATTTTAACTCCTATACAAGGCCTATAAAGTTCTTGTTACCAATTTCTAGTTCATTTTATTCGGTTGATCATTAAAGAAATTGCCCAAATCTTCATTTGTTGACTCTCAGTTCCCTCTTAAAACCTCATGCCTTAACTGATAGGCTAACACATCTTTTAAGATTGGACATAGTTAAATTATCATGTATATACGGTGTTCAAACAAGGCTAAGTAATATCATTCGAGAGTAGTCAAGCCATTATTATTAAGTTTCTATAACCAAGTGTCATTTGCTAAGAGGGTAAACAGCTAAACAACGATTCGGATATCAACAAGGAGGTGTTCAAATATTGCCACATTCATGCCAACAAATTATCCCTTTAAATCTGATATCCAAGTAGATATATATCAACACACATTAAGGCTAAGCTAACCAACGAATTTATATGCTAAACATATATGAATCTATACAAGCCGAATCTAGCGTAAATCGACACTATCTATTAACATTAACGAACATCAAACCAACCTAACAGCTAACTGTCGAACAAATGAAACACGTTAACGTATGAAACAAATAGAAAGCACATAAGCTACTAATAAACAGATAACGAAGGGAGATCTACCGACCTTTTGTGGGTACAGTGAAGTGGGGCGTCGACGATCGCGAATCCACACCCAAACACGACAGACGATTCGAATCGAAAATTTCAGAATCAAAACCCAGAAATGTTTCTATCAGAAAAATGCTAAAGACCAAAGTAGTATGAAAATTTTTAGAGTATGCTATCGACCCGAAAAcctttttttcctccttttgaCTATGACTCAAGGATGTATTTTATAGGTGGAAGAAAGTGTTAGGGTTTCCATTTGGGCGGGGTTTTGAACTTGAATTCAAAAACCAAATCCGAACGTTAGGGTTCTTGTTGTGACACCGATCAGACCCAAAGGGAAATGGACAAAAAACCCTTTAAAACTTGTACTCGAAAGGATCTGAAAGGCTGATAAAGTAAGATTCTACCCTACACAcacaagaaactcattaaaacTCGGATCGAaacaaacacaagaaaacaaaaaagctGAGGAAAAACGCTCTTTCAATGTCGAACCCGTGACAACCTATAAATTATCCCTCCCGATTTAAGCCATGCAAGGTCTGTAAGAACACAAAAGGACTTCTGAGATTTTCTATTTTCATTGAAGGTGAGAGAGGGAGGGACTGTGTATTGCACGAAAATAGGTGGCACAGCTCTGCCATAGTTGAAAGTTGATTCATATCTTGTTTGGAAGAGGAAAGAagtgagagagaaagagagggacgAGTATTGCATGAAAACGGGGTGGCAAAATCTGCCATTGCTAAAGGAGGTTTGGATCTTGGTTCAAAAATGGAAGGGATGAGGAAGAGAGGAACCGAGGGagatgagagaaagaaagaggtGAGTTATGCGGCTGCTTTCTTTTCCTTAGGTTTAGGAGCTGAAACGcatgggccgggtcgggtaaaAAGGGTTGGGCTGGAGCGGACGAATGTTGGGTGGAGAAATGGGCTTCAAATATTGGTCCGAAAAATACTATTTTTGGCTTCTAACATATACTATGTGAAATTGGATAGTAATTAGTAAATGATTTaacaaagtaaaaattaatttaacgagtacaaataATGAACGATGACGgaccatttaaaatttgtaataaagtaatgaaagtaaatagtagtagaaaaataaaatagtggTGAAAACGAAATACTTAGCTcgttaataaatttagaaactCCAGGAAATAcattagaataaaggagggacgaaattgggtgtcaacagcaGTGATTCAGACCTAAAGACACAACACTTATACAACCAATACCTCAATAAATCAATATGGCCATCATTTCAAACAAGGAACTTCAATAGTCAACATGCTTTACAAAAGCACTGTCAATACGGTAGTGCAGACAAGTATGAGGAGAAGGAAATACTATAGCAGGTGAATTGATGATCTAGACATGGTCTTATATAAGATTCAGACTGAGGCCAACAAAGCATTTCATTTAAAATCCAACGAGATAGGCAGACAGCAGCAAACTCACAAAGCTAATCATTTGGGGCCTATATGGTACTAACTGGTTACTTACATGTTTAGTAAAGGGGTATGGTCCTTTTTCCACATTCATACTATTTAAAGAAGTCAAATAAAATGTACAGTTATAgagcataagcaataacaaaCACAGAGTTAGCATGCTTGACATTAGTTTGTGCAAGTGAGACCTATTCAAATCATGTGTTAGGCTTTCATTCATACTTAGGCAAAGCTAAAGCACCAAATTGTATCCTATATGCATCTACTACATGAAACAAGACTATGGGATAAATATAGAAtgccaaacaaaaaaaaaatactgatGCAAATACTATGTAGACACTTAAACTCATTTATACACATCATATGCATGAATATACATGGATTAGACACTGTTTGAACCAGACAGAGATGAGTATATAGACACTTAACTATCCTAGTGAATTACAACCAATTAGTTCATTCGAAAGCACATCAATATTATAAACATTTTACTCATATCAGATTTTGAACCTATTTAAGCATAATAGGACATGAAGAAATGCGGTTTAGACTAGGTTGTCGTAGTTTCCTCAGATAGACAAGGCATGATTTCCCTAACTAAATcctttcatataaattttacaCATGATTGAAAATACTTGCCAAACCCAGGTCTCTTACCCAAAAAACCTTAAAGCATGATTTTAAACATAGCAGCGCATTTTAGGAGCTGTGGCGGACACAACATTCATGCATCATAgatcaaatttgatttttttatgcTAAAATTAAGTCAAACGAGTTCAATAAACCAGCTCATGCATCAACTAAATTACACAAGACCGGACAACAACGCTTATCTAAATCGGTTGACCTACTTAGGCCGGGATGCACAAAAACTCAAGGAGGATCGTTTCTTGAACAAACATAAGGGAATCGTATTAATACCCTAATCAAGCAATAACTAATCTTAAAAAAAAGCACTGAGAAAGCAACATCTGAAACTACAAGTGGCTTAGAAGTGTCATAACAGGCATGTAATGGATAGAAATTTTTTACATAGCTCAGTCAACTTGTAACTTATCAATAAATCATGGACTAAATCACATTAAAGTTACACCATATGCTAATAACTTGACTAGATATAGATTACAACAGTGATTAAGTTAAAATGGCAAAAGAAAACAGGCTAATGCTTAACTTAAACTAACATACACTTAGCCAAATAGCAACTGCCTAAACCAAACTAAAATAGTTGAACCTATAAGCAACCAGCAATGTCCAATCAATCCCATACTTAAATTATTCATCCAGTTGTCCAAGCATGAAGCCaaaacaagttaaaaaaaaccTATTAGGATTAAGCATGAATAGACTTAAACTAAAACAGGCATGTTACAAGTATAAGACAAACTAAACACTAATCAAGAGCATTCAAACATGTCTTAAACTAAACTAAAGCATAACGAAGGCAAACTAACAATAAAAAACTAAATGAAACAGCAAACTACAACATATAAGCATTTAAGCATACCGTAACGACAACTAAACTAAACAACAAACTAAGCACATAAACACACTACATATAAGaactgaaaataaaagaaaggaatgAAGTTTACCTTTCTTATGCACAGCCAATTGTCGAGAATGGAATTGAAAGCTCCTTGTTCCTCAAATATCCCAACTCAtccacaaaaaagaaaaatagattcTTAACTCTAAAGCAAAGATTTAGTTTAAAGTGTCCAATTCTAGTTGGTCACTTTCCTTAAAACCCTGGTTTCGAGAGTTTGTTgtgaatatgtgatatattctGTGTCTCCGTCTGAGTAAGATGTGAATTGGGGGTTCTTTATAGAGAACCCTAAAAATCTGAAACCCTAAACCAATTTCGATGTGGGACTTTTACAATTTCTAGGAATGGTTCCCTCAATCTAACATTCAACGGCTAGGATTAAGGCAAGTAATCATATAAACGGTCAGATTTGACTCAAAATTGGGTCAATTCGTTCGGTCCTTCATGAACCAATGAGGATTGAGATATTCAAACGAGTTGAGACAAATCCCAGATTTGCACTCCTTTGACCAGAAAAATGcagaaaagcaagaaaaaaaggaaataatatcATGTTTGGTCTAGTCTTGATAGAAAAGGGACAGTGCATTAATTGCTTTGCCCAAAACAAACCATACCAAGCCTGTAAAAGTCATATGGGTCCGCAAAAATTTCCATTTTCTGCAAGGCTGAGGGAGGAGAGAGAAAGTCGCCTTGTGGCGGCTAGGGTTTCGAATGGAAACCCTTATTTCTTTGTGAAATGAAACAAGGGTTCTTTTGGCCTGAGTTGTGCCTATTTGTTTGTGGGAATAAGGGGGTTGTGCCTATTTGTTTGTGGGAATAAGGGGGTTGAGCATGTATACgagatacacacacacacacacacacacacacacacatatacatatatatatatatatatatatatatatatatatatacacacacacacacacacacacacacacacatatatatatatatatggaggggTAAAAATGACACTTTAAATAAAATAGCCAAAATTGAAAGTGTCTAATCAAACATTTCAATTATAACCacaaattaactaattaatcaattaattaGGTTAAAGGCACGGCTAATTACATAAAAGAGTTCAAAGTTGTGAATTTAGCCTAATTGAATTAGCCATGAAATTGgtcatttcaattatagccaaATTTAGCTAATCAAtcaattatttcaattgtaactgtaatataacaaaacaattttcaaatataacaACGATTAAGAATCTAAATAATTATgatcaattttaaaattgtaaATGCCAATTATGATTATGCAATTTTGTAAAAATTGAGAGTTAAAATGATGTTTtacttaattaatcaaatttcttgaattaaacggAGTAAAATCTTTGTCAATTTGACACTTGATAATTTAAGCAATTAAGTGAATAATTGCTTTGAGTTATGTTCTGATCAATTTTGACAAGTactttaatattaataataaaaatatgtaaaatatttggttaaaaTGGCTGGTAAGTTCCCTTATTCTCTATCCTCTGTCGTTATCAATAGAATTGCTAAGTTTCTTGCTCTCGAAGTTCCAAAATCGTTCTCAATAAAATTCATTGTCGATTTGTAAGGCGGGACTGGATCTGGGATGAGATATATGGCATTTTAAAATCTTGGTTGACTAAACTGGAGGTTCAGTTTTCATGTTTCTCAGATCATTCTAGGAATGATTTCTGAAATTTAAAGAAAGTTTctattaaattcatttttttatgacGTTTTACACAGATGATCCTTTTGAAGATTCTGGTAAGTTCATTGTTTTTCTCGAAATGCtttataattcaaatcaaatacaaCTATCACCTCTATATACCCCTTTCACAGTTCGAAACAAATGTAACTTGGTTTATATAATGATAGCTAGTAATTGCTCAGATGGCTCAAGGAGTTCAGAGTAAAGTATATTATATAAACTGTAGACCTGCTAAACGCAAGAGTTTAGTTTTTGATGGGTTCACCATGTCAAAAATATTTCTGTCATTATCAAATACGcatttgaattca encodes:
- the LOC132063007 gene encoding uncharacterized protein LOC132063007; the protein is MPLTDKMLARVTHWTSKLLSYAGRLQLVKTVLFSIQTFWAQIFILPKKVLKAVETICRTFLWTGDTTASRKALIAWEQLCLPKAAGGLNVLHAQTWNKAAICKLLWNLCKKANKLWVRWVHEYYLKQQSVWSIFPKQASWMLKKIFKAVDILEEAGIDEQQLNSITTFSIKQVYQKLRGNHLKVTSRRLVCNNQGAPKWIFILYLALNKRLYTRDRLTQWGITEQLVCPLCGTENETVEHLFFKCSYSARVWEKIVEWQGYNRYAMEWTDEVRNNRVFQSKQREPGALIRIIAQEIMVRGNMQPKLASQLARMDYYPS